Proteins from a single region of Streptomyces glaucescens:
- a CDS encoding AGE family epimerase/isomerase: MSTDADRRIYSDTLAGYVTYFSPTEHRFGLRTSDGREYTVHLARNVVSRVVRNLGDPYRDTTGQTRDMLGSGRFLFAYGIFYEWPGGNRFEAKEITFPEESRGHYVFEHPKWWVQQAAAIADFYLRGQFPDGKYDWRNYRTHLTLDGAHLPEHAGDNVRQETDTISRLVYGLSTAYLLTGEDRFLDAAESGTEYLRQYMRVDDKQDGIVYWYHGMDITPTGRRKVFASEFGDDFDAIPMYEQIYALAGPTQTYRVTGDPRILEDIDRTVALFQRYFRDEERGGFFSHIDPINLSPCDDALGRNRSRKNWNSIGDHAPAYLINAYLATGREDFAALLEETADTIVAKFPDEPDSPFVQERFHEDWTPDRTWGWQQDRAVVGHNLKIAWNLTRIRALHDKPEYGELARRIGEIMPPVGSDQQRGGWYDVVERRPDPDSGIHRLVWHDRKAWWQQEQAILAYLILAGTCQDPESLRLAREAAAYYNAFFLDHQDGGVYFNVLAGGVPYLVGTERFKGSHSMAGYHALELCYLAAAYTGLLISHEPLTLHFRPRPGDLPNRELRVAPDLLPAGSVELTRVWVEGRPHHHFDAKELTVRLPESDVPLRVRVELEPVQMRLRIRGEFDGGTAHVRCAGAVDGTELEKFRRVLGEVMAAGPRRVEFHLGEITEMCRPAVNELLVQRTKAGLDVDFVVVGSVPPEVRDALLATDAFLLEGEED; the protein is encoded by the coding sequence ATGAGTACAGACGCCGACCGTCGTATCTACTCCGACACCCTCGCCGGCTACGTCACCTACTTCAGCCCCACCGAGCACCGGTTCGGGCTGCGCACCTCCGACGGCCGCGAGTACACCGTGCACCTCGCCCGCAACGTCGTCTCCCGGGTCGTCCGCAACCTCGGGGACCCCTACCGTGACACCACCGGCCAGACCCGGGACATGCTGGGCTCCGGGCGGTTCCTGTTCGCCTACGGCATCTTCTACGAGTGGCCGGGCGGCAACCGGTTCGAGGCGAAGGAGATCACCTTCCCCGAGGAGAGCCGGGGCCACTACGTGTTCGAGCACCCCAAGTGGTGGGTGCAGCAGGCCGCCGCGATCGCCGACTTCTACCTGCGCGGGCAGTTCCCGGACGGCAAGTACGACTGGCGCAACTACCGCACCCACCTCACCCTCGACGGCGCCCACCTGCCCGAGCACGCCGGGGACAACGTGCGCCAGGAGACCGACACCATCTCCCGGCTGGTCTACGGCCTGTCGACGGCGTACCTGCTGACCGGCGAGGACCGGTTCCTGGACGCGGCCGAGAGCGGCACCGAGTACCTGCGGCAGTACATGCGCGTGGACGACAAGCAGGACGGGATCGTCTACTGGTACCACGGGATGGACATCACCCCGACCGGGCGGCGCAAGGTCTTCGCCTCCGAGTTCGGCGACGACTTCGACGCCATCCCGATGTACGAGCAGATCTACGCGCTGGCCGGCCCCACCCAGACGTACCGTGTCACCGGCGATCCGCGGATCCTGGAGGACATCGACCGCACGGTCGCCCTCTTCCAGCGGTACTTCCGCGATGAGGAGCGCGGGGGCTTCTTCTCGCACATCGACCCGATCAACCTCAGCCCCTGCGACGACGCGCTGGGCCGCAACCGCTCGCGCAAGAACTGGAACTCCATCGGCGACCACGCGCCGGCCTATCTGATCAACGCCTACCTGGCCACCGGGCGTGAGGACTTCGCGGCGCTGCTGGAGGAGACCGCGGACACCATCGTGGCGAAGTTCCCGGACGAGCCGGACAGCCCGTTCGTCCAGGAGCGCTTCCACGAGGACTGGACGCCGGACCGCACCTGGGGCTGGCAGCAGGACCGCGCCGTGGTCGGCCACAACCTGAAGATCGCCTGGAACCTGACCCGGATCCGGGCGCTGCACGACAAACCGGAGTACGGCGAGCTGGCCCGCCGCATCGGCGAGATCATGCCGCCGGTCGGCAGCGACCAGCAGCGCGGCGGCTGGTACGACGTGGTGGAGCGGCGGCCCGACCCGGACAGCGGCATCCACCGGCTGGTCTGGCACGACCGCAAGGCCTGGTGGCAGCAGGAACAGGCGATCCTCGCCTATCTGATCCTGGCGGGCACCTGCCAAGACCCCGAGTCGCTGCGGCTGGCGCGGGAGGCGGCGGCGTACTACAACGCCTTCTTCCTCGACCACCAGGACGGCGGCGTCTACTTCAACGTGCTGGCCGGCGGGGTCCCGTACCTGGTGGGCACCGAGCGGTTCAAGGGCTCGCACTCCATGGCCGGCTACCACGCGCTGGAGCTGTGCTACCTGGCCGCCGCCTACACCGGTCTGCTGATCAGCCACGAGCCGCTCACCCTGCACTTCCGGCCGCGGCCCGGCGATCTGCCGAACCGGGAGCTGCGGGTGGCGCCCGACCTGCTGCCGGCCGGCTCGGTGGAGCTGACCCGGGTGTGGGTCGAGGGCCGCCCGCACCACCACTTCGACGCCAAGGAGCTGACCGTCAGGCTTCCGGAGAGCGACGTACCGCTCCGGGTGCGGGTGGAGCTGGAGCCGGTGCAGATGCGGCTGCGGATCCGCGGCGAGTTCGACGGCGGCACCGCGCACGTGCGGTGCGCCGGCGCGGTCGACGGCACCGAGCTGGAGAAGTTCCGCCGGGTGCTCGGCGAGGTGATGGCCGCCGGTCCGCGGCGGGTGGAGTTCCACCTCGGTGAGATCACCGAGATGTGCCGGCCCGCCGTCAACGAACTCCTCGTGCAGCGCACCAAGGCGGGTCTGGACGTCGACTTCGTCGTCGTCGGGTCCGTGCCGCCCGAGGTCCGCGATGCCCTGCTGGCCACCGACGCCTTCCTGCTGGAAGGCGAGGAGGACTGA
- a CDS encoding ABC transporter family substrate-binding protein, with amino-acid sequence MTGWAVRSRWSGAVLVLTVLAGSLSGCTAASKRDGSGDGRPPEAAVPAYGRTDVNPQPPSRLREGGTLTLPLYRWPAQFNVHHVDGASDEMSAISGMLEPRLFARDAKGVPHPDPDYLRSAAVTATTPRTVVTYRLHPEARWSDGTPLGWRDFAAQWQALGRGDDRYRIADPSGYEDIASVRPGADDHEVRVTFRQPIADWQRLFTPLYPAAAFGTPGRFNTGWQDGAPVTAGPFRIGRRDATARTLTLVPDPAWWGTRPRLDRVVFRVLDPTAAVQAFLNQEIDAVNAAAADVYERLRDARDTDIRTGSAWDQIQVVLNGAAGPLRDPEVRRAVLRAIDRQALADVAGEGLPVGVPLLGNHFFMTNQPGYADHSAGSGYDPEEAARILDRRGWRRDGEDGVRSRNGRPLRLRFVVSQSTNRLGLDLSQLIQQMLRQAGFDVRIEKVPADDYGPQYLNRGNFDLVISRYIGLSYPSDLHAFYRPTDGEQVYANYGRISSPRLDALLREAGRTLDAGRRTRLYSQADALIWQLAHDVLLYQRPQVLAVREGLANYGVPGLGDIDFGAVGWER; translated from the coding sequence ATGACGGGGTGGGCGGTCCGCAGCAGATGGTCCGGAGCCGTACTGGTGTTGACCGTCCTGGCCGGTTCGCTGAGCGGCTGCACCGCCGCCTCGAAGCGGGACGGCTCCGGCGACGGCCGGCCCCCCGAGGCCGCCGTCCCGGCGTACGGCCGCACCGACGTCAACCCCCAGCCACCGTCACGGCTCCGCGAGGGCGGCACCCTCACCCTCCCGCTGTACCGCTGGCCCGCCCAGTTCAACGTCCACCACGTCGACGGCGCCAGCGACGAGATGTCGGCCATCTCCGGCATGCTCGAACCCCGGCTGTTCGCCCGGGACGCCAAGGGCGTGCCCCACCCCGACCCCGACTACCTGCGCTCCGCCGCCGTCACCGCCACCACCCCGCGCACCGTCGTCACCTACCGCCTCCACCCCGAGGCCCGCTGGTCCGACGGAACACCCCTCGGCTGGCGCGACTTCGCCGCCCAGTGGCAGGCACTCGGGCGCGGCGACGACCGCTACCGGATCGCCGACCCCAGCGGCTACGAGGACATCGCCTCGGTACGCCCGGGCGCCGACGACCACGAGGTGCGGGTGACCTTCCGGCAGCCGATCGCCGACTGGCAGCGGCTGTTCACCCCGCTGTACCCGGCCGCCGCGTTCGGCACGCCCGGCCGGTTCAACACCGGCTGGCAGGACGGGGCTCCGGTCACCGCCGGCCCCTTCCGGATCGGCCGACGCGACGCCACCGCCCGCACGCTCACCCTCGTGCCCGACCCCGCGTGGTGGGGGACCCGGCCCCGCCTCGACCGCGTCGTCTTCCGCGTCCTCGACCCCACCGCCGCCGTACAGGCCTTCCTCAACCAGGAGATCGACGCGGTCAACGCCGCCGCGGCCGACGTCTACGAGCGGCTCCGCGACGCCCGCGACACCGACATCCGCACCGGCTCCGCCTGGGACCAGATCCAGGTCGTCCTCAACGGGGCGGCCGGGCCGCTGCGCGACCCCGAGGTCCGCCGGGCCGTGCTGCGGGCGATCGACCGCCAGGCCCTCGCGGACGTCGCCGGTGAAGGGCTGCCCGTCGGCGTGCCCCTGCTCGGCAACCACTTCTTCATGACCAACCAGCCCGGCTACGCCGACCACTCCGCCGGGTCCGGCTACGACCCCGAGGAAGCCGCGCGCATCCTCGACCGCCGGGGCTGGCGCCGGGACGGCGAGGACGGGGTGCGCAGCAGGAACGGGCGCCCGCTGCGACTGCGCTTCGTCGTCAGCCAGTCCACCAACCGCCTCGGTCTCGACCTCTCCCAGCTGATCCAGCAGATGCTGCGCCAGGCCGGCTTCGACGTGCGGATCGAGAAGGTCCCGGCCGACGACTACGGGCCCCAGTACCTGAACCGGGGCAACTTCGACCTGGTGATCAGCCGGTACATCGGCCTGTCCTACCCGAGCGACCTGCACGCCTTCTACCGCCCCACCGACGGCGAGCAGGTCTACGCCAACTACGGCAGGATCTCCAGCCCTCGCCTCGACGCCCTGCTCCGCGAGGCCGGCCGCACCCTGGACGCGGGGCGCCGCACCCGGCTCTACAGCCAGGCCGACGCCCTCATCTGGCAGCTCGCCCACGACGTCCTGCTCTACCAGCGCCCGCAGGTGCTCGCCGTCCGCGAGGGCCTCGCCAACTACGGCGTCCCCGGCCTCGGCGACATCGACTTCGGCGCCGTCGGCTGGGAACGGTAG
- the glgX gene encoding glycogen debranching protein GlgX, translating to MTTQGSLMTEHRPGAVPRVTPGHPQPLGATVDADGVNFSIFSEHATRVDLLLFDRCDAPQPSRVIRLHPERHRSFHFWHCHVAGLGPGQVYAYRIDGPRNTAHSGTRFNHRKVLLDPYARANINTRWDRTQALGTADNVEHSMRSLVVDLGDYDWEGDRPLRIPMSETVIYEMHVKGLTASPTSRTAHPGTFSAVVEKIPELKRLGITAVELLPVFDFDDTQILRNGPDGAPLRNYWGYDPYGFFAPHTGYCSAPHLAAHITEFRDMVKALHKAGIEVILDVVFNHTSEGNEYGPTISFRGAANEAYYHLWPQDRSRYMDFTGCGNAVNANHPMVTKFILECLEYWVTEHHVDGFRFDLASEMSRGPMGYEMAVPPSLWAIELSQVLAETKIIAEPWDGGGLYQVGRFPGKRWAQWNGPFRDDVRRFVRGDAGLVGEIASRLGGSADLFFPQQVLPTNSINFVTCHDGFTLNDLVSYDHKHNHANGEADADGAHENFSWNCGVEGPTDSEEIERLRVRQIKNFLSILMLSRGVPMLLAGDEFRNTQHGNNNAYCQDNETSWLDWGQAEKETEIRSFTEHVIGLRKRFRTFREPRFFTGRPNERGLPDVTWHGTRLECPGWEHSDARVLAATFGGFDGDPDLHLILNMYHLGLDFELPAVDGHRWYRVLDTACPGPRDLLPAGGEEAVDGHVFHAHGRSVVLLVALPDEKGT from the coding sequence GTGACGACCCAGGGAAGCCTGATGACGGAGCACCGGCCGGGGGCCGTGCCGAGAGTCACCCCGGGGCACCCGCAGCCACTGGGTGCCACCGTCGACGCCGACGGCGTGAACTTCTCGATCTTCTCGGAGCACGCGACCCGCGTCGATCTGCTGCTGTTCGACCGCTGTGACGCGCCCCAGCCGTCCCGGGTGATCCGGCTGCACCCGGAGCGGCACCGCAGCTTCCACTTCTGGCACTGCCACGTGGCCGGCCTCGGCCCGGGGCAGGTGTACGCGTACCGGATCGACGGCCCGCGCAACACCGCGCACTCCGGGACCCGGTTCAACCACCGCAAGGTGCTGCTCGACCCGTACGCCCGGGCGAACATCAACACCCGCTGGGACCGCACCCAGGCCCTCGGCACCGCGGACAACGTCGAGCACTCCATGCGCAGCCTGGTCGTCGACCTCGGCGACTACGACTGGGAGGGCGACCGGCCGCTGCGCATCCCGATGAGCGAGACGGTCATCTACGAGATGCACGTGAAGGGCCTGACCGCCTCCCCCACCTCACGCACCGCGCACCCCGGCACCTTCTCGGCGGTGGTGGAGAAGATCCCCGAGCTGAAGCGGCTCGGCATCACCGCGGTGGAACTGCTGCCGGTCTTCGACTTCGACGACACCCAGATCCTGCGCAACGGCCCCGACGGGGCGCCCCTGCGCAACTACTGGGGCTACGACCCGTACGGCTTCTTCGCCCCGCACACCGGATACTGCTCGGCGCCCCACCTGGCCGCGCACATCACCGAGTTCCGGGACATGGTCAAGGCGCTGCACAAGGCCGGCATCGAGGTCATCCTCGACGTGGTCTTCAACCACACCAGCGAGGGCAACGAGTACGGCCCGACGATCAGCTTCCGCGGCGCGGCGAACGAGGCCTACTACCACCTGTGGCCGCAGGACCGCAGCCGGTACATGGACTTCACCGGGTGCGGCAACGCGGTCAACGCCAACCATCCGATGGTCACCAAGTTCATCCTGGAGTGCCTGGAGTACTGGGTCACCGAGCACCACGTGGACGGGTTCCGGTTCGACCTCGCCTCGGAGATGTCCCGGGGGCCGATGGGCTACGAGATGGCCGTGCCGCCGTCGCTGTGGGCGATCGAGCTGTCCCAGGTGCTGGCCGAGACGAAGATCATCGCGGAGCCGTGGGACGGCGGCGGCCTGTACCAGGTCGGCCGGTTCCCGGGGAAGCGCTGGGCGCAGTGGAACGGGCCCTTCCGGGACGATGTACGGCGCTTCGTGCGCGGGGACGCCGGACTGGTCGGGGAGATCGCCTCCCGGCTCGGCGGCTCGGCGGACCTGTTCTTCCCGCAACAGGTGCTGCCCACCAACAGCATCAACTTCGTGACCTGCCACGACGGCTTCACCCTCAACGACCTGGTCAGCTACGACCACAAGCACAACCACGCCAACGGCGAGGCCGACGCGGACGGGGCGCACGAGAACTTCAGCTGGAACTGCGGGGTCGAGGGGCCGACGGACTCCGAGGAGATCGAGCGGCTGCGGGTGCGGCAGATCAAGAACTTCCTGTCGATCCTGATGCTCAGCCGGGGCGTCCCGATGCTGCTGGCCGGCGACGAGTTCCGCAACACCCAGCACGGCAACAACAACGCCTACTGCCAGGACAACGAGACCTCCTGGCTGGACTGGGGGCAGGCCGAGAAGGAGACGGAGATCCGCTCCTTCACGGAACACGTGATCGGCCTGCGCAAACGGTTCCGCACCTTCCGCGAGCCCCGCTTCTTCACCGGCCGTCCGAACGAGCGGGGGCTGCCGGACGTCACCTGGCACGGCACCCGCCTCGAGTGCCCCGGCTGGGAGCACTCCGACGCCCGGGTCCTCGCCGCGACCTTCGGCGGCTTCGACGGCGACCCGGATCTGCATCTGATCCTCAACATGTACCACCTGGGCCTGGACTTCGAGCTGCCGGCCGTCGACGGCCACCGCTGGTACCGGGTCCTGGACACGGCCTGCCCCGGGCCGCGCGACCTGCTCCCGGCGGGCGGCGAGGAGGCCGTCGACGGCCATGTCTTCCACGCCCACGGCCGCAGTGTCGTGCTGCTCGTGGCCTTACCCGACGAGAAGGGCACGTGA
- a CDS encoding ABC transporter permease has translation MPTSPAIRLTRALLLLLVSTFLCYLISSAALDPRAWFEERTPRPPAAVVDRRLAELGLDDRQPVTERFARWSWRALHGDLGRTLDGTPVGEEFARRAGVTARLLLVGTVAGTVLGVLAGVWAAVRRGRLPDRALTVFSFAVLAVPPFVLGLLLQAGALTVNDAAGRTVIRYTGERTPGLQGGPVTQLRDALVHLALPTVSVALGAIALYSRYQRAATLDVLGAEHLRTAQAKGLTPGRALLRHGLRISLIPLTTVFSFGFLALFTGAVFTEQVFGWHGLGSWFVDAVHTGDVHAAVAVEVFAAALVLLAGLLGDALHRALDPRVRRR, from the coding sequence ATGCCCACATCGCCGGCAATACGGCTGACACGCGCGCTGTTATTACTTCTCGTTTCAACGTTCCTTTGCTACCTCATTTCCTCCGCCGCCCTCGATCCACGGGCCTGGTTCGAGGAGCGCACCCCGCGGCCGCCGGCCGCGGTCGTCGACCGGCGGCTGGCCGAACTCGGGCTCGACGACCGGCAGCCGGTCACCGAGCGGTTCGCCCGCTGGTCGTGGCGCGCCCTGCACGGGGACCTCGGCCGCACCCTCGACGGCACCCCGGTGGGCGAGGAGTTCGCCCGGCGGGCCGGTGTCACCGCGCGGCTGCTGCTGGTGGGCACCGTCGCGGGAACGGTCCTCGGGGTACTGGCCGGGGTGTGGGCGGCCGTGCGGCGGGGGCGGCTGCCGGACCGGGCGCTGACCGTCTTCTCCTTCGCCGTGCTGGCCGTGCCGCCCTTCGTCCTCGGGCTGCTGCTGCAGGCCGGGGCGCTCACCGTCAACGACGCCGCGGGCCGGACCGTGATCCGCTACACGGGCGAGCGGACCCCCGGCCTCCAGGGCGGTCCGGTGACGCAACTGCGCGACGCGCTCGTCCACTTGGCGCTGCCGACGGTCTCCGTCGCGCTCGGCGCGATCGCGCTGTACAGCCGCTACCAGCGGGCGGCGACCCTGGACGTGCTCGGCGCGGAGCACCTGCGCACCGCGCAGGCCAAAGGGCTGACTCCGGGGCGGGCGCTGCTGCGGCACGGGCTGCGGATCTCGCTGATCCCGCTGACCACCGTCTTCTCGTTCGGCTTCCTCGCCCTGTTCACGGGCGCGGTGTTCACCGAGCAGGTCTTCGGCTGGCACGGACTGGGCAGCTGGTTCGTCGACGCGGTGCACACCGGTGATGTGCACGCGGCCGTCGCCGTCGAGGTGTTCGCCGCCGCGCTGGTGCTGCTGGCCGGGCTGCTGGGCGACGCGCTGCACCGCGCGCTCGATCCGAGGGTGCGGCGGAGATGA
- a CDS encoding ABC transporter permease, which produces MSPARGKDVRRRLVRSPGAVAGTALLLGLFLFAYAGPPLAGWGYADIDYRALHSPPGARHWLGTNRIGQDVFVQSARGLQKSLLVGTLAAAVSTVLAAAVGVCAGYFGGWTDRVLTFCVDLLLVVPAFLVLAAVAPRLRAAGWLAYAGLIAAFGWMITARAVRALTRSLRERQFVVVARYMGVAPLVVIRRHILPHLASFLVTDATVTVAGAVISETGLAYFGFGAQPPDVSLGTLIADASDVPTTYPWMFYVPAGLLVLLILAFHLIGDALRRALDPVTAAAAVRGAP; this is translated from the coding sequence ATGAGCCCGGCACGGGGGAAGGACGTACGGCGGCGGCTGGTGCGCTCGCCGGGCGCGGTGGCCGGCACGGCGCTGCTGCTCGGCCTGTTCCTCTTCGCGTACGCGGGTCCGCCGCTGGCGGGCTGGGGGTACGCCGACATCGACTACCGGGCGCTGCACAGCCCGCCCGGCGCGCGGCACTGGCTCGGCACCAACCGGATCGGCCAGGACGTGTTCGTCCAGAGCGCCCGGGGCCTGCAGAAGTCGCTGCTGGTGGGGACGCTGGCGGCGGCCGTGTCGACGGTGCTCGCGGCGGCCGTCGGGGTGTGCGCCGGCTACTTCGGGGGCTGGACCGACCGGGTGCTGACGTTCTGCGTCGACCTCCTGCTGGTGGTGCCGGCGTTCCTGGTCCTGGCGGCCGTCGCGCCCCGGCTGCGCGCGGCGGGGTGGCTCGCGTACGCCGGGCTGATCGCGGCCTTCGGCTGGATGATCACGGCGCGGGCGGTACGGGCCCTGACCCGGTCGCTGAGGGAGCGTCAGTTCGTCGTCGTCGCGCGGTACATGGGGGTCGCCCCCCTGGTGGTGATCCGGCGGCACATCCTCCCGCACCTGGCGTCCTTCCTGGTCACGGATGCGACGGTGACGGTCGCCGGGGCCGTGATCAGCGAGACCGGGCTGGCGTACTTCGGCTTCGGGGCGCAGCCGCCGGACGTCTCCCTGGGCACGCTGATCGCCGACGCCTCGGACGTGCCGACCACCTACCCCTGGATGTTCTACGTCCCGGCCGGGCTGCTGGTGCTGCTGATCCTGGCGTTCCACCTGATCGGCGACGCGCTGCGCCGGGCGCTCGACCCGGTGACGGCGGCCGCGGCCGTACGGGGCGCACCGTGA
- a CDS encoding transposase: MTTTLPPLYRTAAGADASVPGPPAAGTPAAPVDFSAYCQDLFGTLARSDQRRWGEVYVRGLLDVPGRKTPARISEQVLGRRAVQQIQQFVNQSPWPCGPVRRRLAGQLDQAFATEAWCVDEVVFAKNGDRSVGVARQYAPSMERTVNCQLALATSLVGRHGGVPVSWRLLLPQRWDRDEVLRRQAHLPDGERSRPRWRYILEAVDEMLEEWCLEPLPVLVDWRGEGDVAPLLRGLEARGLAYLVEVSPTVAVTLPRPCAGSPQGSGTLLELAVHAAQHRGRTPIAWQDRATARMRQSQVLSMPALLQSEAQPPGAAGRPAESRPAQRPRHLVTDWPYGRPAPRAYWLTNLPARNLPDVLPLAQLRALSGQSLGRMQRDFGLADFEGRSFRGWHHHVTLASVALGYDALCSPYRSQPTAPKSMSPRPGTP; this comes from the coding sequence GTGACGACCACCCTGCCTCCCCTGTACCGCACCGCCGCCGGGGCGGACGCGTCCGTGCCCGGACCGCCGGCGGCCGGGACCCCGGCCGCACCGGTGGACTTCTCCGCCTACTGCCAGGACCTCTTCGGCACCCTGGCCCGCTCCGACCAGCGCCGCTGGGGCGAGGTGTACGTCCGGGGGCTGCTGGACGTGCCCGGCCGCAAGACGCCGGCCCGGATCTCCGAACAGGTCCTCGGGCGCCGCGCGGTCCAGCAGATCCAGCAGTTCGTCAACCAGAGCCCGTGGCCGTGCGGCCCCGTGCGGCGGCGGCTCGCCGGACAGCTGGACCAGGCCTTCGCGACCGAGGCCTGGTGCGTCGACGAGGTCGTCTTCGCCAAGAACGGCGACCGCTCGGTCGGGGTGGCGCGGCAGTACGCGCCGTCGATGGAGCGCACCGTCAACTGCCAGCTCGCGCTGGCCACCTCGCTGGTGGGCCGGCACGGCGGGGTGCCGGTGAGCTGGCGGCTGCTGCTGCCGCAGCGCTGGGACCGCGACGAGGTCCTGCGCCGCCAGGCGCACCTGCCGGACGGGGAGCGCAGCCGGCCGCGCTGGCGGTACATCCTCGAAGCGGTCGACGAGATGCTGGAGGAGTGGTGCCTGGAGCCGTTGCCGGTGCTGGTCGACTGGCGCGGCGAGGGTGACGTGGCGCCGCTGCTGCGCGGTCTTGAGGCGCGCGGGCTGGCCTATCTGGTCGAGGTGTCGCCGACGGTCGCGGTGACGCTGCCGCGGCCGTGCGCGGGGTCCCCGCAGGGCAGCGGCACGCTGCTGGAGCTGGCCGTGCACGCGGCGCAGCACCGGGGGCGCACGCCGATCGCCTGGCAGGACCGGGCGACGGCGCGGATGCGGCAGTCCCAGGTGCTGTCCATGCCGGCGCTGCTGCAGTCCGAGGCCCAGCCGCCCGGTGCGGCCGGGCGGCCGGCCGAGTCGCGTCCGGCGCAGCGGCCCCGTCATCTGGTGACCGACTGGCCGTACGGCCGGCCGGCCCCGCGTGCCTACTGGCTGACCAATCTGCCGGCCCGCAATCTCCCGGACGTGCTGCCGCTGGCCCAGTTGCGGGCGCTGTCCGGGCAGAGCCTGGGCCGGATGCAGCGGGACTTCGGGCTGGCGGACTTCGAGGGCCGGTCGTTCCGCGGCTGGCACCACCACGTCACCCTCGCCTCGGTGGCGCTGGGCTACGACGCGCTGTGCTCGCCCTACCGTTCCCAGCCGACGGCGCCGAAGTCGATGTCGCCGAGGCCGGGGACGCCGTAG